One window of the Triticum dicoccoides isolate Atlit2015 ecotype Zavitan chromosome 3B, WEW_v2.0, whole genome shotgun sequence genome contains the following:
- the LOC119278324 gene encoding putrescine hydroxycinnamoyltransferase 1-like, producing the protein MSVEQDVKVVESCMVTPSEETPRKGLWISPIDLTWATRGHTPTVHLYLPGSGPVDGFFDVPRLKAALAKALVAFYPLAGRLGMDSNGRAEIDCTGEGALFVVALSDLTVEDFSKLKPSRELKRLFIPRVEDYSPPLMCGLQVNFLKGGGVAIGMTLHHTSADAMSAFHFLQTWAAFSRDAAAAAALELPCHERTLLRPRSPPVVHPDALTVFCPRVGKSEPPGAVENVIFVLSKDQVDAIKRACTGRADGGRVSSFCAVSAHVWRCLCVARQLPADATTRLTFPANIRRSLRPPLPDTYFGNGIVMLGAVAKVQDIVCSDELASVAGRIRDVIRRMDDELVRSVIDHLEMAGSQTFMPSGRMPVTELKVVSWRGMPVYDADFGWGKPVAMHRAVQPHGGIICLIDDDGGSMRIVLSAEPGIVKDFERLLHAKF; encoded by the coding sequence ATGAGTGTGGAACAGGACGTGAAGGTGGTGGAGTCGTGCATGGTGACTCCCAGCGAGGAGACGCCTAGGAAAGGCTTGTGGATTTCCCCGATCGACCTCACGTGGGCCACCAGGGGCCACACTCCGACGGTGCACCTGTACCTTCCCGGCTCCGGTCccgtcgatggcttcttcgacgtgCCCAGGCTCAAGGCGGCATTGGCCAAGGCTCTGGTCGCCTTCTACCCCCTGGCCGGCCGTCTCGGCATGGACTCCAATGGCCGGGCAGAGATCGATTGCACTGGCGAGGGCGCGCTctttgttgtcgctctctcagaccTCACCGTCGAAGACTTCAGCAAGTTGAAGCCGTCGCGGGAGCTAAAGAGGCTCTTCATTCCCCGCGTCGAGGACTACTCGCCGcccctcatgtgcggcctccaggtgaACTTCCTCAAGGGCGGCGGAGTGGCCATTGGGATGACGCTGCACCACACCTCCGCCGACGCCATGAGCGCGTTCCACTTCTTGCAGACCTGGGCTGCTTTCTCCAGGgacgcggcggcagcggcggccctGGAGCTCCCGTGCCACGAACGCACCCTCCTCCGTCCTCGCTCCCCTCCCGTCGTACACCCCGACGCTCTCACCGTGTTCTGCCCGAGGGTAGGCAAATCCGAGCCGCCGGGAGCCGTTGAGAACGTGATTTTCGTCCTCTCCAAAGACCAGGTCGACGCTATCAAGCGTGCTTGCACCGGCAGAGCTGACGGTGGCCGCGTGAGCTCCTTCTGCGCCGTGAGCGCCCACGTGTGGCGGTGCCTGTGTGTTGCCCGACAACTGCCGGCGGACGCGACGACGCGCCTCACCTTCCCCGCCAACATCCGGCGCAGCCTGAGGCCGCCGCTCCCGGACACGTACTTTGGAAACGGGATCGTCATGCTGGGCGCCGTCGCCAAGGTGCAGGACATTGTCTGCTCCGACGAGCTGGCCTCTGTTGCTGGTCGGATTAGAGACGTTATCCGCCGGATGGACGACGAGCTGGTGCGTTCGGTGATCGACCACTTGGAGATGGCCGGCAGCCAGACATTTATGCCTTCGGGAAGGATGCCGGTGACTGAGCTGAAGGTGGTCAGCTGGCGAGGCATGCCGGTGTACGACGCGGATTTTGGCTGGGGGAAGCCGGTGGCCATGCACCGCGCCGTGCAACCGCATGGCGGGATCATCTGCCTCATAGACGACGACGGCGGCAGCATGCGCATCGTCCTGTCTGCCGAGCCTGGAATTGTCAAGGACTTCGAGCGCCTGCTACATGCCAAGTTTTAA